In one Prosthecochloris aestuarii DSM 271 genomic region, the following are encoded:
- a CDS encoding diacylglycerol/lipid kinase family protein — MKYTFIVNPVAGSRRLFAPATDMLKTLCRTRSADIVETRHAGHAGELAEESLRNGDVVIACGGDGTAHEVANILAFSERIMGVFPAGSANDFVKSYEAPSPHSDPEAFFDAPSFQVDLGRVMASGGFDRLFLNSFGAGLTGRIARRVRQTRWLRGDVVYLYALLRELLGYTALKMHIKLITEGETLVLDEPVFAFSVGNGRVEGGRFHIAPDADITDGLLDVCILKSISRIRFLPYVFKYMSGSQVNDPRVVYKKVSAVELAFESTEVIHMDGEVFEDLSGTIRIDAAPRALNLLGYQGVR; from the coding sequence ATGAAGTATACCTTTATTGTTAATCCCGTTGCAGGAAGCAGGCGCCTTTTCGCTCCTGCCACCGACATGCTGAAGACTCTTTGCCGCACGAGGAGTGCGGACATCGTCGAGACCCGTCATGCCGGTCATGCCGGTGAACTTGCCGAAGAGTCATTACGCAACGGCGACGTTGTCATAGCCTGCGGGGGGGACGGTACTGCGCATGAGGTTGCAAATATTCTTGCATTTTCTGAACGGATTATGGGCGTTTTCCCTGCAGGATCAGCCAACGACTTTGTTAAATCCTATGAAGCACCCTCTCCCCACAGCGACCCGGAGGCTTTTTTTGATGCTCCCTCTTTTCAGGTTGACCTTGGTAGGGTTATGGCATCAGGCGGGTTTGATCGGCTCTTTCTCAACTCCTTCGGGGCAGGGCTTACCGGGCGGATTGCCAGAAGGGTCCGCCAGACCCGATGGCTGCGGGGAGACGTGGTGTATCTCTATGCTCTCTTGAGGGAGCTTTTAGGTTATACGGCGTTAAAAATGCATATTAAGCTCATTACAGAGGGAGAAACTCTTGTGCTTGACGAGCCGGTTTTTGCTTTTTCTGTTGGAAATGGCAGGGTGGAAGGCGGTCGGTTTCATATTGCTCCGGATGCCGATATTACTGACGGTCTTCTGGATGTCTGCATTCTCAAATCGATATCGAGAATACGTTTTCTTCCCTATGTCTTCAAGTATATGAGCGGCAGTCAGGTTAACGATCCCCGGGTTGTCTACAAAAAAGTCTCTGCAGTCGAGCTTGCTTTTGAAAGCACTGAAGTAATACACATGGACGGAGAAGTCTTTGAAGATCTCTCCGGAACGATTCGTATTG
- a CDS encoding low molecular weight protein-tyrosine-phosphatase — protein sequence MLLRVLFVCYENICRSPMAEGIFSALVRRDARAEGIIVESAGTVCYQKGSLPDSRAVMVAGRYGIDISPLRARCIDELDLGLFDWIFTMDAENYQDVSSCFAGAGPVYMMTHFDPYAACQDIADPYYGSEDDFLRVYKQLDRAIGYAYRQILGGLHSSESSDINGFS from the coding sequence ATGCTTCTCCGTGTATTATTTGTCTGTTATGAAAATATCTGCCGTTCTCCTATGGCGGAAGGTATTTTTTCGGCTCTCGTCAGGCGCGATGCACGCGCAGAGGGTATTATTGTCGAATCGGCAGGGACGGTATGCTATCAGAAAGGATCTCTTCCGGATAGCCGTGCTGTAATGGTTGCAGGCAGATATGGCATTGATATCTCCCCTTTGCGGGCCAGATGTATCGATGAGCTGGATCTTGGTTTGTTTGACTGGATCTTTACCATGGATGCAGAGAATTATCAGGATGTTTCGAGCTGTTTCGCAGGTGCCGGACCGGTGTATATGATGACGCATTTTGATCCTTATGCAGCCTGTCAGGATATCGCTGATCCCTACTACGGCAGTGAAGATGATTTTCTGCGGGTCTATAAGCAGCTTGATCGGGCCATAGGGTATGCGTACAGGCAGATTCTCGGGGGTTTGCATAGCTCGGAATCGTCTGACATCAATGGATTTTCATGA
- a CDS encoding helix-turn-helix transcriptional regulator produces MKYCPVSNLPIVERPHWKSVHNEKQYTTHMQRIGDDILLTSYEAGHDITVEFMDKELFCTVLEESGLVDKPVFMLRDLSLVSNVSYAYKKHLTQLIYQWQPNFRCIIFFNTQPEFQTMAETFCSIVPESTKVMIVNDYNEAINAAVAIKAGEDLPEEYEDDEDELYAHHKKDFLAATARIGWLNMLTQPINLPSEDDYLFPFFKAIESLQNDLLEKEKLITKEIEEKSENCEKKIAEKTILLNAQLEMNKKLKALFDRERSILKSRIASQDMELTRVSTAIAEKASTLQGLFEKINTLNIDHGIKQDMVATCQNLIETEIIEKKLNTELTSTDSEFLSKLQRKHPNLNQRDLRIGLLIKLNYDTREIARSIGISTRGLESIRYRMHKKMGLSKHQSIKNYLVDLIAT; encoded by the coding sequence ATGAAATATTGTCCGGTTTCCAATCTTCCGATCGTTGAGCGTCCGCACTGGAAAAGCGTCCATAATGAGAAACAATATACCACTCATATGCAGCGCATCGGTGACGATATCCTTCTGACCTCCTATGAGGCAGGACATGATATCACCGTAGAATTCATGGACAAGGAACTCTTCTGTACCGTGCTTGAGGAGTCCGGCCTTGTCGACAAGCCGGTCTTCATGCTGAGGGATCTTTCCCTCGTCAGCAACGTGTCATATGCATACAAAAAACACCTCACTCAGCTGATTTATCAATGGCAGCCGAACTTCCGCTGTATCATATTTTTCAATACGCAGCCGGAATTTCAGACGATGGCCGAAACCTTCTGTTCGATTGTACCTGAAAGCACTAAAGTCATGATCGTCAACGATTATAACGAAGCGATCAATGCTGCCGTGGCTATAAAGGCAGGTGAGGACCTTCCCGAAGAATATGAGGATGATGAAGATGAGCTCTATGCACACCATAAAAAAGATTTTCTTGCCGCCACTGCACGGATCGGATGGCTCAACATGCTTACCCAGCCGATCAATCTTCCATCCGAAGACGACTATCTCTTCCCGTTTTTCAAAGCAATCGAGTCGTTGCAGAACGACCTGCTTGAAAAAGAAAAGCTGATAACAAAAGAAATTGAAGAGAAAAGCGAAAATTGTGAAAAGAAAATCGCTGAAAAAACAATTCTTCTCAATGCTCAGCTTGAGATGAATAAAAAACTCAAAGCACTGTTCGACAGGGAGCGCTCAATCCTGAAATCCCGTATCGCCTCCCAGGATATGGAACTCACCCGTGTGTCGACGGCCATCGCCGAAAAAGCATCGACCCTTCAGGGGCTCTTCGAAAAGATTAACACACTCAACATCGATCACGGTATTAAACAGGATATGGTCGCCACCTGCCAGAACCTGATTGAAACCGAAATCATCGAGAAAAAACTCAATACCGAACTTACATCGACCGACTCTGAATTCCTTTCCAAGCTGCAGCGTAAACATCCAAACCTTAATCAGAGAGACCTGCGCATAGGCTTACTGATCAAGCTCAATTACGACACAAGAGAGATCGCCAGATCAATTGGCATTTCAACCAGAGGCCTCGAAAGCATCCGATACCGGATGCACAAGAAAATGGGATTGTCAAAACACCAGTCGATCAAAAACTATCTTGTCGACCTTATAGCAACATGA
- a CDS encoding helix-turn-helix transcriptional regulator: MNQCPVSHLPVIEKDRWNVSHPKAGYTTIFKGIGTNIIYAGVQADSEGVVLDSIDKNMFQQVIEEMGMKGTPVFTIVNLENVNGISYTYKKDFVNIAYNWGPQFRLLVICNADISVRNVVDTFIAVTPDSLPIRCAGSYEEGISMIFDCMNAQNGTSIARGEEDAQDTTYDYKKEFLASLARMSWFKLFSYPIRLPEKDHELYPYMKALACLQEDLQARDDLHKQQTKKLRQDYDQKILEKNILLNAQQELNNSLKQQLESEKNTLTNEVAAKDMELIRVSTAIAEKTIRLKELCARLSTMDIDDELKKKMTCSCQKLIATEENEKRFESCLDEIESSFLSKLQQKHPDLNQRELRLCLLIKNNIHTREIAASIGITPRGVESIRYRLHKKLKLSRHESIKNYLARAATLLR; encoded by the coding sequence ATGAACCAGTGTCCAGTATCCCATCTCCCGGTAATAGAAAAGGACAGATGGAATGTATCCCACCCGAAAGCAGGATATACAACAATATTCAAAGGAATCGGCACCAACATCATCTATGCAGGAGTTCAGGCCGACTCTGAAGGAGTTGTCCTTGATTCTATAGACAAGAATATGTTCCAGCAGGTGATCGAAGAGATGGGTATGAAGGGAACGCCGGTGTTTACCATCGTCAATCTGGAAAATGTCAACGGCATTTCGTATACATACAAAAAAGATTTCGTCAATATCGCCTACAACTGGGGGCCACAATTCAGACTTCTGGTCATCTGTAATGCCGACATATCCGTCCGAAACGTTGTTGATACGTTTATAGCTGTCACTCCCGATTCTCTTCCTATACGATGCGCTGGCAGTTATGAAGAGGGAATCAGCATGATTTTTGACTGCATGAACGCACAAAACGGGACATCAATCGCCAGAGGAGAAGAAGATGCCCAGGACACAACCTACGACTATAAAAAGGAATTTTTAGCCTCGCTTGCACGCATGAGCTGGTTCAAACTCTTCTCCTACCCCATCAGGCTTCCGGAAAAAGATCATGAGCTCTATCCCTATATGAAAGCGCTTGCCTGTCTGCAGGAGGATCTTCAGGCAAGGGATGATCTGCACAAGCAGCAAACAAAAAAGCTCAGGCAGGACTACGATCAGAAAATCCTCGAAAAAAACATTCTCCTTAACGCACAACAGGAACTCAACAATTCGCTCAAACAGCAACTGGAGAGTGAGAAAAACACCCTGACCAACGAGGTTGCGGCTAAAGACATGGAACTGATTCGAGTTTCAACGGCAATTGCCGAAAAAACAATCCGCCTCAAAGAGTTGTGCGCCAGGCTTTCAACGATGGATATCGATGACGAGCTGAAAAAGAAAATGACGTGCTCCTGCCAAAAGCTTATTGCAACAGAAGAGAACGAAAAACGGTTTGAGAGTTGTCTGGATGAGATAGAATCAAGTTTCCTTTCAAAACTCCAGCAGAAACATCCGGACCTCAACCAGCGAGAACTGCGCCTCTGTCTGCTGATAAAAAACAATATTCATACCCGTGAGATAGCTGCATCAATCGGCATCACCCCCAGAGGGGTGGAAAGTATCCGCTACAGGCTTCACAAAAAACTGAAGCTCAGCCGACATGAATCGATCAAAAACTATCTTGCCCGGGCAGCGACACTCCTGCGATAA
- a CDS encoding NAD-dependent succinate-semialdehyde dehydrogenase, giving the protein MIRTINPATEELLAEYQSMTGSEIEQVLDGARHAAAEWKSMSFACRSELMLRLAALLREQKNIHAETISLEMGKPFSQALAEVEKCAWVCQYYAEHAESFLQPESIDVDGVQGLVTFEPLGVVLGVMPWNFPFWQVFRFASAVMMAGNGIVVKHAPNVTGCAIAIERLFLEAGFPEHLYRTLHIDLEDVNRVVGDIISHPVIRAVSVTGSTGAGIAVASKAGMALKRSVLELGGNDPYIVLDDADLRLAVDVCIAARLLNAGQSCIAAKRFIVHSGVKEQFEEMLLASIRSKKTGDPFDPDVAVGPIAREDLRDELHRQVMQSREAGARIVCGGEIPDRKGYFYPPTIVTDVRPGMAVYGEETFGPVATVIEASDDDDAVRIANDSPYGLGSAVFSGDDKRALSIAGRLEAGNCYINAMVKSDPRLPFGGIKQSGYGRELSSYGMREFVNIKTIYCG; this is encoded by the coding sequence ATGATCAGAACCATCAATCCCGCTACAGAAGAGCTGTTGGCGGAATATCAATCTATGACCGGATCAGAGATCGAGCAGGTGCTTGATGGTGCCCGGCATGCTGCAGCCGAATGGAAATCGATGAGTTTTGCGTGCCGCAGTGAGCTGATGCTGCGCCTCGCGGCACTCTTGAGAGAACAGAAAAACATTCATGCCGAAACAATCAGTCTGGAAATGGGTAAACCGTTTTCTCAGGCTCTTGCCGAGGTTGAAAAGTGTGCCTGGGTCTGTCAGTATTATGCCGAGCATGCTGAATCCTTTCTTCAGCCTGAATCGATAGATGTCGATGGCGTTCAGGGACTGGTGACCTTCGAACCGCTTGGCGTGGTTCTTGGTGTTATGCCATGGAACTTTCCGTTCTGGCAGGTATTTCGCTTTGCATCGGCGGTTATGATGGCAGGCAACGGCATTGTTGTCAAGCATGCGCCTAACGTGACCGGCTGTGCGATTGCCATTGAGCGTCTTTTTCTCGAAGCGGGTTTTCCCGAGCATCTTTATCGTACGCTCCATATTGATCTTGAGGATGTCAACCGGGTAGTTGGCGATATCATTTCCCATCCTGTTATTCGCGCGGTTTCCGTTACAGGAAGTACCGGCGCAGGAATCGCAGTGGCATCAAAAGCGGGTATGGCGCTCAAGAGGAGTGTTCTTGAGCTGGGAGGCAACGATCCCTATATCGTTCTTGACGACGCAGATCTTCGACTTGCTGTCGATGTATGTATTGCCGCACGTCTGCTCAATGCCGGACAGAGCTGCATTGCCGCGAAACGTTTCATCGTTCACTCTGGCGTCAAAGAGCAGTTTGAAGAGATGCTGCTGGCTTCGATACGCTCGAAAAAAACAGGGGACCCTTTTGATCCTGACGTTGCCGTTGGCCCTATAGCCAGAGAGGACCTGAGAGATGAACTTCATCGTCAAGTCATGCAGAGCCGCGAGGCAGGAGCAAGAATTGTCTGCGGCGGGGAGATTCCCGACAGGAAAGGCTATTTTTACCCTCCGACGATTGTCACCGATGTCAGGCCAGGAATGGCGGTCTATGGCGAAGAAACTTTCGGGCCTGTGGCTACGGTGATTGAGGCTTCGGATGACGATGATGCTGTCAGGATAGCCAACGACTCTCCTTACGGTCTTGGTTCCGCGGTATTTTCAGGGGATGATAAACGAGCCCTTTCGATTGCCGGCCGTCTTGAGGCAGGCAACTGCTACATCAATGCAATGGTGAAATCAGATCCGAGGCTTCCTTTCGGCGGGATCAAACAGTCGGGGTATGGACGGGAGTTATCAAGTTACGGTATGAGGGAGTTCGTCAATATAAAAACGATCTATTGCGGCTGA
- the rsgA gene encoding ribosome small subunit-dependent GTPase A — MSMSPEVMEIEGFVTEARGGMYIVRDEAFNEWLCRTYRGTRTDNGPSSLVTVGDLVRIKATSQEDEHEGVIVFVYPRQSALVRKRDIRRNRSKEKIQVIASNIDQLCVVVSADDPPLNLRLIDRYLVFAGSEQMPVLIIINKTDLARQKELEEEMRVYADLGYPLCYVSAESGEGIEALLDLLSGKISAFSGHSGVGKSTLINRLIGEERLKTAEISAGNSRGVHTTTNAVMLSLPGGGYVIDTPGIREFNLSGVTSENLRFWFPEFLESMGNCAYSSCSHTVEPGCGVAQAVEAGRIDARRYESYLAIFDTLDDE; from the coding sequence ATGAGCATGTCGCCGGAAGTGATGGAGATTGAGGGCTTTGTTACCGAAGCCAGGGGGGGGATGTATATTGTTCGCGATGAGGCTTTCAATGAATGGCTCTGCCGGACATACAGAGGGACTCGAACCGATAACGGTCCGTCAAGTCTGGTGACGGTCGGAGATCTGGTCCGGATCAAAGCGACATCGCAGGAGGATGAGCATGAAGGCGTTATTGTTTTTGTTTATCCCCGTCAGAGTGCGCTTGTTCGCAAGAGGGATATTCGCAGAAACCGCAGCAAGGAGAAAATACAGGTTATTGCAAGTAACATCGATCAGCTTTGTGTCGTTGTGTCGGCAGATGACCCTCCGCTTAACCTGCGTCTCATCGATCGCTATCTTGTTTTCGCCGGGTCGGAGCAGATGCCGGTGCTTATTATTATCAACAAAACCGACCTGGCGCGGCAGAAGGAGCTTGAAGAGGAGATGAGGGTCTATGCCGATCTCGGATATCCACTTTGTTATGTCAGTGCAGAGAGCGGAGAGGGTATTGAGGCACTTCTCGATCTCCTGTCGGGGAAAATATCGGCTTTCAGCGGTCATTCTGGGGTGGGGAAGTCGACCCTTATCAACCGGCTGATCGGCGAGGAACGTTTAAAAACGGCCGAGATCAGTGCCGGCAACAGTCGGGGGGTGCATACCACGACCAATGCTGTTATGCTCTCCCTGCCTGGAGGCGGCTATGTGATTGATACGCCCGGTATCAGGGAGTTTAATCTTTCAGGGGTGACTTCGGAAAACCTGCGTTTCTGGTTCCCGGAGTTTCTCGAGTCTATGGGCAACTGTGCATACTCATCGTGTTCTCATACCGTGGAACCAGGGTGCGGGGTGGCCCAGGCAGTAGAGGCGGGTCGTATCGATGCACGGCGCTATGAAAGCTATCTTGCTATTTTCGATACACTTGACGATGAATAA